AGCATGATGATTGGCACCATCGAATGCTTGCGAATTTTTCGACACACTTCCATTCCACTGACTTCGGGAAGCATTAAATCCAAAAGAATTAATCCATATTCGTTATTATTAAATTTTTTCAGTCCTTCTTTTCCGTCATAAGCACTGTCATATGTATACCCTTCATATTTTAACTCCAATTCCAGGATTCGTACAATTGAACGGTCATCTTCGATAATCAGAATGTCTTTTTTGATCAATATCATCAACTCCTTAAAAAAATCTAATGTTAATCAGTACCCCTGGCACTGATTAACATTATACCCAAAATACCGTTACTTAAAATTAATCCGCCACTTCAGCGGTGCCTTTGGCTTTATCGACGTTAAAATTTAACGGCGCATATCCATTTGCATGGAGCTGAATATTAAAAGTTAAGCCATTTTGAGAAGTGCCATAAAGTCCATTGATATTACCAAAAAAATGACCTGCTTCCGAAATTTTATTGTCAAAATGAATTGTTTTTGTTTCGCCGGGATTCAGCGTCAGCCCATTTAAAAGTTCGTAATAAGCTTCCTCTTGATTCGTAACATTATCGGCAATTGTGTAATAGATATCGAAGTTATTCAAAATTGTCTGCCCTGTGTTGACCAAGGTCATTTCGAGATGATCTGCGGTTGCATTATCCTCGACTTTGAGATCATTAATCTTTATCGGTAACGGTGTCGTGCTTGTTTCGACAATTAAATTTTTTGTGAAAACCGGCTGAGTATCCACTTTATCATTGCTGCCATCGCCATCGGTATCCGGTGTATAAGGGTTTGTCCCTAATATTTTTTCATCACTATCGGGAATACCATCGCCATCCGTATCGACCTTAGCAGCTGTGGTGCTTTGTTGGGAACTTGTCCCGGTATTTGAACCACTACTTTTCGCCGCACAACCGGTTACCCCAATACTTAACATCGAAATTAATATCATCCCAACCACCCCTGTTTTTAAGGCATTTCGCCATTTAAAATTTTTCATCACTTTATTTTCCTCCAATTTTTTATTATTTTGAACCGTCGATATTTTCACGTCTTAAAAAAACAACATAGGCTAACAGCCACAAAACGCTACTGGGAACAATCAGGCCCAGCAAATTAATCCACTTCAGACCCAGCACTTCCCAGGCCGTATTTGTTTCAAAACCGGGTTTTATATTCAAGAGTGCAAAACTAATCCGCTCATAATGTTTTGTCGGCGATAACTCTTCAAGCCCGTCTCTTAATGTTTCATAAAATTTAAACTGTTGCAGCACTTGTGTCTCTTGATCCCGGTTCATCCCCATTTGAACAAAGAATCCACCCGGAAGCTGATTATCCATATCCATGGTATCCCCAATCTGGGGCAGCACAAAGGCCAGAACCAACCAGATAATAACCGTTATTAACAGCGCTCGACTACCTTTGGCCGAGAGGATCGTAATCCCCATACTTAAGATCATAAAGAATACCAAATATAGAAATGACATCAGAAAAAATAGTCCCAGCCGGAGCCCTTCGTCGAGGGTGAGTATCACCCCGGCAATGATTGTCAGCGCGAGTAACGTCATCACGGCGGCGGCCAGGGTGATCCCTGCCAAAAGCAGCAGATTCCCCACTAATTTTCCATTTAAGAAGGTATCTCTAAATACCCCTCGGGATAAAATCAGCCGCAATGTACCGTTCTTGCGCTCTTTGGAGATGGCGGTATTGCCGAGAACAATGGCTAACAACGCACCAACCATTCCAATATAATTAACAAATCCTTTTGATGCTGACATCGGATTTAAGTTCGGCATGGCCGGCAAGTCTGTTTTTCCAAGTGATTTAAGGAAATCGATGGAAGCGTTGTATGCGTCCACGGCAACACGCACCTGTAATGACCCCAGCACAATCGACACCACACAAAGCGTCAACAACATTATAACGATAATCAGAAATAATTTATTTTTAAACGCATCGGTGATTTCTTTTTTAGCAATTTCGATAATCATTTCCGCTTACCGCCTTCCATGTTTTTTAAATTGAATCACCGTAATGACGGCAATGACTAAAAAAAGACCGATCATCCAATAGGCAATATTTGCACTGGTTTTTACCGTTACAGCGATATCGACTTGATTACTTTGGGTTTCATTACTTACTGCGATCACGTTAACTGCCATATTGCCGGCAATTTGTGAACTGGGCACCTCAAGGGTCGTTTTGATGATTCCGGTTTCGCCGGGCTTTAAGTCAATACTTGTATCGGCGCCCTTACTGATAAGCCACTTGGCGGGCAGTTTGCTGCTCAATTTTATCGCTTTGATTTCTTTGGCACCGCTGTTTTTCACCGAAAAAGTAAGTTCCACTGCTTTACCACTAAAGATTTCAACTTTATCATTCAGACTTGTGAGTTCAAGTTGGTAATCCTTGTTGATGAGCACCGACATTTTCATCGACATTTCCTGACCGTCATCGCGAATAACCTTTACTAAAATGGTATCGTTGTTAACAAGCGGTTCACCAATTAATTTCAGGTTGAGATTTAGCGCTACATTTCCTTCCGCCGGTATGACAAGTGTTGTTATCGGCAGCTCGGCGGTTGAAAAATATAACTCGTAAGAATTTGACATCCCTTCTGTTTTAAATGTAAAGCTATGTTCGCTGTGATCACTATTTTGGACCTCAAGGGAAATCATTTTAGGCTCTCCCAGCCCTAAATGATAGCTCGGCAATAATTCCGTGGTTGCAGCTGTCGCTGCCAGCACCGGGGCTTGCGATAATACCAAAATCAGGATGGCCATGCTGAGTAAGCGCAGTGACTGTTTAAGCTGTTTCATGAGACTTCCTCCTTCTGAGCCGCCCGGTAGGACATAATCAAAAGGACAATACCCGGCAACAGAATGTTGACCAATGCCCCAGCCTTTTTTTCAAGAATTTTCCAAACCGCTATCGTCGCGGTTTCTGAAGTGACTTGCAATAAATCTTTACTGATATTCTGAAACTGCACCGTCGGCGAAAACAATTCGATGGTTCTGGAAATCAAGGTGTCCGTGGGTACCTGGGTCACGGTTTGAGCTGTTGCATTCAGCGTATAGGCAAAACTTCGTTGACTTTCAGCCAGTTGGGGGACGACAAATGACAACGTAATCCAGACAACCATCATTAAGAGAAAACCAAACTCACTGTTGTTGGTCTTGATCGACACAAACAATGTCGTCGTATAAAAGAACATCAGATAAATCAAGGCTAGCATAAAAAATGTCAGTAGCCTGATGATTTCATTAATATCCGGGCTTAACCCGGATATTAATATAAAAAGAGTCAAATTGAAAATTAAAATAATTCCCAGCAGCAACCCTAGAACCATACCTCCTCCCAATAACTTTCCTGTCACAATCTGATCTCGGTAAATCGCGCGGGTAGCAATCAACTTCAGTGTCCCCTGGTTTCGCTCCCCGTTAAAAGCTTCATAACCAAGAAAAATAGCCACCACCGCACCAATCATGCTGACATAGGTAATGATATTCTGCAGAATTGAGAGTGGAAAAATTTCCGGTGGGGTTGGAAAAATTACCTTGCCCTGAGCCTTCAGTAACTCCACAATATTCTGATAAGCCTGCATCTCGGCATTTTTTGTACTTGATCCAATGTAGACCGAAACGATGGAAAGAAGCACAAACAGTCCGACTATGATCAAAAATATCTTGTCTCTGAATGCTGCCATGACTTCTTTTTGAGCCAAAGTCAGAACTGCTTTCATGATGTTTCCCCTTCCACTTTGAAATAGATTTCTTCCAGCGACTTTGCCGTTGAGAATTTCTTTTCGATATTGATCAGCGAATCTGCCATTAACAATTTACCATGGCTGATGATTCCGATATCAGTGCACAGTTTTGTCACTTCCGACAATAAATGAGTATTCATGAAAATCGTTGTTCCCCATTTCGCATTGAGCATCAATAAAATATCGCGCATATCCTTTGCCCCCTGGGGATCCAACCCGGATGTGGGTTCATCAAGAAAGAGTATCTTCGGTTTATGCAAAATAGCCTGGGCAATCCCGATGCGTTGTTTCATGCCTTTCGAATAGGTTTTGACCTTGCGGTTTTGCCACGCCGTCATCCCCAACAATTTTAAAACCTCTTCAATGGCCGCATCCACCTTTTCAACTCGGGATAGTTTCCCAAAAAAACGTAAATTTTCGACCGCCGTTAAATCCCCATATAAGGACACGTTTTCGGGCAGATAACCCAACATCTTACGCACCTTCAAATTATCCTTTACAATATCCAAACCGCCAATGCTGGCCTTCCCCTGAGTTGGTAAAATCAAGGTTGTCAGCATCGAGATGGTCGTTGTTTTGCCCGCCCCGTTATGTCCCAAAAATCCAAATATCGCACTTTCCTTAACCTCGAGATTCAGTTGATCCACGGCGGTAAAATCGTCATATTTTTTACTCAGGTTTTCTGTTCTCAGCATTTTTGTTCCTCTTTTCATATTTTTGCTTGCCCTGTTTCATATCTTCATAATAACTTTTAAATCTGAGAACCATAGAAATTGGATCTGAGAATTTTCTCATTTTTGTGATTGCATCAAAATAATTATTTTGCTAATTTTCTAATCATCTGCGATAAAAAAATGCCCCGAGCATTAACCCGCGACACCTTTATTAACATTTATCTTTGATATTGATCAGTTTGTAAAATAACTTTTTTTCGACAGTTTCATAAAGATTTTCAACTTTATCTCTAAGCCCCAATTTATAGACAAAACTAGTAGCAAAAACAAGTACATAGGCTCCTAAAATGTCTAATAGATAATGATGTCCAACGTATACGCGTGAAATTCCCACCAAAAACGATGTTATCATTAATAAGATACTCAGTAATTTGTTGTATTTTGCCAGTCCCACAGCTATACTCATTGTCCCTGTCGCGTGATCACTGGGGAAGGATGCATCAGCAACATGAGGATAGAGCAAATTCACCTTATTATGTACAAAGGGTCGTTCTACAAAATAGATATTTCCAATCAGAAAACTCAAAAACAGATTAATCATCACAAAAACTAATGTACTAAAGACTATTTTTCGATAACTGGACTGTTTGATAATCAGTCCGGTTATAAATATTAACACCACGATTGCAATATAAAAATACCATAGATCTTTTGAAATAAAAATCATTAACTGATCCACAAAAATATTCTTATAAGCCAAATTATTTATTAATCTAAAAATCGCATCATTCATTTTTCGTATTTCCTCTTGTTTTTCCAATTAAGTCTTATTTAATTCATGATGGTTTTTCATATTTTTTCGTTCTCTTATCAGAGCAATAATCCCTGGAATGATTGATATTGCAATAATCGCTATTAAAACAAAGGAAAAATTATCTTTAATAAGTGGTAAATTTCCAAAGAAATATCCTCCCGATAAAAATAGAGTTACCCATAAAAGGCCGCCTAAAATATTATATCCGACAAACTTAAGATAATTCATTTCACCAATACCAGCTAAAAACGGAACAAAGGTCCTGATAATTGGAATAAATCTCCCAATTGCAATGGTCATCGAACCATGCTTCTTATAAAATTCATTAGCCTTATCAACATGATCTTTTCTAATAAATCGGATATTTTCTTTTGCTAAAATTATCTTTCCGATATTTTTGCCAATATGGTAGTTTACCGTATCACCGATGATCGCAGCCATGAAAAACACCGTAAAAAAAGTAACACTATTCAATGAATTCATGGCCGCCAATGCTCCGGATGCAAAGATTAATGAGTCTCCGGGTAAAAATGGGGTTATTACCAACCCGGTTTCACAAAATACAATCAAAAATAATAAGAGATAGGTCCATACTCCATAACATTGCATTATTCCCACCAGCGATTTATCAAGATGCAGTATAAAATTAGTGATATAAACAAGTATATCCATATTTTTCCTTCTTTCCAATTGATTCCTATAGGATTCTGATTATTAGTATTATTGTCAACATTAACTTCTTATGATCTCAAAAACAGAAAACTTTCGACAATTGAATTTAAAAGCAATATTATCTTTTCATTTTTTAAATTTCCATAAAGTTCTGATTTAAAATGATCAATGGGTAAATGTTGCTGGCCAAATTTTACTTTGTAAATTGATTATAAATAAGTAATCTGAGAAATAGTGGAATTGAATCTGAGAATTCTCTCATTATGCAGTTTGTTAAATAGCTATATTTTTTTGTAAAATATTAATTTTTACTGTTTACTTTTTATGTAAACGATGATATATTGTACAAAATACAATTCATTCAATATTGTAATAACTCATAATTTTACGATGCGCATCTTGAAAGGAGGTCATTAAGTTATTCATTGCAACATACTAATATTAAATTCAAAAGGGGAGATATTACGTTATGTATGATGAGAGGAGGTAAATAGACGACTTCGTTTAAATAAACCGATATCAAATTTTGAAAAAGGAGAATAACAAATGGCAGATCAAGCAACCAATAATGAAAAAACAATTAAAAGGGATAAATTAACGCGCGATCTTTATGTCCTCCCCAATTTCGGGGGTGCAACCTTCAAGGGATATTTTGATGGATATCTAGCGATGCTCTTAACTGATATCTATATGATCCCGTTAATTTTATCTGGGATATTAGAGATGGTAAAAACGTTAGTAGAATTTGCGTTTGCCCCAATATTTGGCGCTTTTCTCGATCGTGTCACGTTGAGAAAAGGAAAATATTGGCAATGGATCATCATTGGATCAATCGGCGCTGCGGCAACATACATGATATTGTTCGCTTTGCCGGCACTTACATCAGCCCCTGAAAAATTAGGTTTCTTTGTCTTTGTATTAAGTATCATCCTTGCTGTTTTTCTATCGATTGTAAATGTAACCGTTGTCTCTCTTTATCCCCGACTGGCACCTGATCCAAAAACAAGAACTCAGTTAGCAGTTGCCCAAAAAATTGGTCGCGATGGTGGGAAAACCTTATGGGGATATGTTGCCCCCGCTCTTTTGATCCTTTTAACCGCCAAAGTTGGTTCGGAAGCCGGTGGCTGGGCAACAACCGGGTTAATCCTTGGAACATTTGGAGTCGTCTGTTATCTTGCTTTTGCTACAGTTTTACGAGGAACTTCCATGGAACAGGATGCAATTGCTGCCAAAACAGCCGCGACTACACAACGCAAACCCAAAATACCCTTAAAAACTGTTATCAAAGGATTGCTGACAAATCGGGCCCTTTTAGTCATGTTTTTATTTATGACAGTCTATAAAACGTTCTACTTTTTCCAAGTTATGAGCGCAACATACTTTTTTAAATATGTTGCCAAAGACTTCGGATCTTTGGGACTATTTATGCTGGCGTTTAACCTCAGCGCCGTTGTCGGTGTAATTTGCGGATTGTTTTGGCTGAAAATATTCAAGGATTCTAAAAAAGCGTTTGTATCAGGGGGGATGGTTCAAATAATCATATTACTTATCGCCACCCTGACGTTTAGCAATTTAACAACCGGAATGTTCATCGCCGTTATTTCATGTGCAAGCTTTTTCGGAGGTATTCTTGAAGCCTATATTATGCCAATGTTTGCGGCGGCGGCTGATTATGGGGCTTGGAAAACGGGCGAAAGAACCGACGGTTTAAGCATGTCCATGTTTTCGGTATCCGTTCGTGTCGGATTGACATTGTCTACCTTTATCAGAACAGCGTTATTAGCATCAGCAGGGTATAATGCGGCAACGTATGTAAATGGAGTGGAACCTTCACAGGATGTTATTAGTACTCTTATTAATTTACAAACCGTCTTACCACTTGTTTTAGCCATTGTTTCAATTGGACTCGTTGCCGTACTTTATCCCTTAAACGATAAAAAACTGGCACGAATTAAAGAAGAAATTGAAGCCGGCCGAGTTGGCGAAAACGCCGATATGAGTATTCTGAATTAAATATTTTTATTCATTCAAACTTAACCATTAAAAAATAAATAATACCAAGGAGATTATCGATTGAATAAGCAAGAAATAAGTAACGCATCACAAGAAAAAAACCAGAATTTTATTGATGTATATGAAGGAAATCTACCTAAAAGAATTCCCATCTCGATTGAAATTGACGGTGCTGCCAGTATCGAGTACGCCGGAATGAATTTAATAACGGCTCAATACAGTGCCGATCAAATAATTGAAGCAATGGAGTTTACAAACGAATTGTTTGATACTGACCTTGTCGTCGGTTTTTCATCCCGCTTACCCTCGTTTTATAAAATGCTTGGCGCCAGGAATTACGTGATGGGCGGCGATGGATTTATGCAACACCCTGATGTTCATGGTATTGAACCCGATGAGTATGATGAGTTAATCAGTGATCCCATTAAAGTATGTTGGGAAAAAGTATTGCCAAAATTTTATGACGAATTAGCAAAACCAGCCCCTGAAAATATGATCGCACTCATGAAAATGCAAATGTCAAAGGATCTTATCATGGGAAAAGTGGGGCCTGCCATGAGACGTATTGCCGGAAAACATGGTAAAGTTACCGAAAAATTTAAGGTTAAACGAACCCGAGCACCGTTTGATTTACTTGCCGATACCTTTAGATCTTTTACCGGAATAAGTTCGGATATCAGAAGATATCCAACCAAGGTTTTGGATGCCTGCGAAGCATTATTACCGCTGGCTTTAAAGATGGGCATGCCAACAACGGAACCGGCCAAAAAAACCCGGGTTGGAATCTCACTACATATGGCGCCTTATATGAGAGAAAAAGATTTTGAAAAGTTCTGGTGGCCCACTTTTAAACAAATGGTTGAAAGCATTGTCGCTTCAGGATATGGTGTATCGATGTTTTGCGAAGAAGACTGGATGCGGTTTATCGATTATTTGTACGAACTCCCCGCCGGTTGCGAAATGCAATTTGAACATGGTGATCCGCAATTTATAAAAAATAAAATCGGTGACAAGCATATCATTCAAGGTCTCTTTCCCTTATCATTATTGAGATATGGTACGACTCAGGAAGTTGAAGCGAAAGCCAAAGAATATATGGATATCTTGGCACCGGGCGGAAATTATATTTTTGGTGTCGATAAATCAATTCTAAGAGCCAGCGATTTACAAATCGAAAATCTGCAAGCCTTAATAAAATGTATTAAAGAATATGGTACTTACTAAACAATTAAAAGGAGATTTCAAAATGGAGTTAAAATCAGAATATTATAAAACATTAGAAGAGAATTTGGAAAAATATGATATCCCGGCTGAAGCAATTGAAGCGGCAAAAGAAAGTATTCAAGGACCAGAAGAAGCTTTAATGGGTTTATTGTCTTTTTTAATAACGTAAAATACTGAAAATGAATTTTATTTTCACTATTAGGCAACGTTAAATTCACTCTGCTCGATTCTTATAATTGATGACCACAAAGCTATCAGTTATCTCGATTTTGGATCTTTAAACTTAATGCCCTCGAAATCCAAGTAAAAAAGGTGTTTTTATTAAATCAAAAATTTTATCTCGGAAGCATCAATACGATTATACAAAATCAAAGACTCATCCAAGGCCTTTTCGACTATCTTTTGATCGACTTTAAATAGCCTCGGGGCAATACATGAGATGGTATCCACAAGTTCTTGAATGGGAAGATTTAATTCCTTTGAGTAATAACGAAGCATTAATTCATGTCGAGCTCCAAATTCAGCAACGATATATGATTTAAGTGTTTCTTGATGCAAGCTAATTGTATTTTCATCCAGAATTCTTTGATAGACTGCAGCTACCCGGTCATATAACATTTCAAAGCTGGAATTGGCAATGACAAAATGAGCATTATGTTTATCAATCAAAATATTATTGTAATATATTCTCAAACTCGTAATTTGACGGAGTAAAAAACTATCAAGCTTATCACCTATTTCAGCATCGATAAAACTTAAAATGTTGTCAATATATTCTGTATAGATCTGATTAACAATATTTTCTTTTTTTATAAAATGATAGTTTATTAAACCAACGGGCACATTTGCATGCTCAGAAATTAACCGAATCGTCGTTTTTTGATACCCTAACTCATAAAACAATTTTTTAGCTGTCAGAAAAATATTTTGTTTTGTTTCTATTCCGTTAATATACATGCGTGTTTCCCTCCTAGCATATTAATACTAACATTTTGCCGAAAAAAGTCAATATTTAATTCCCTTCCTGTCTGATCTTCCCAAAGGAATGGGCTTATTAAATATTGGCTTTGTTTGTCTGCCCGATATTTATCATCCCCGCTTACGTATTGTTGAAATAATATGGAATTTTGTGTATCATATTTATATCCTAAATAAGCAGGAGTTTGAAAGGAGAAAAAACAATGAAATATTATGTATTAGAAGGCACCTTTGTAAAAAACCTCCCTGATAAAAGCGAGTTGCAAAAAGCGATTGATGAACATCTTGAGTATTTAAAAAAAGGATTTAATGATGGCTCAATCCTCGTATCGGGCCCCAAAATCGAAACAGGTGGTGGCATTATTGTTGTGAAATGTGAGGATATCAACAAATTTTGCAGTGATGATCCACTGGTAAAAGCAGGCATTCAGGAATATCGAATTTCAGAATTTAAACTACATGATTGTCAGAGCTATCTTAAAGATTGGTTTGAGCAGTAAAAATTATTGGTTGTTTAGCAAAAGTTGTGAAAGCTCGGGTTTTAGGAAAGATTTACTGGAGTAAGCTCCAAGCGCCAAAGAATAAAAGGCGATTTACCAAAGAAGATGATCCGATAAGCGCATATGAATGGCTTTTTGGCCCAATTTGCGGAAAGAAAACGCGAGCGAAAACAGGACCTCATAGAAAACGATGATAATCTAACCGATGGTCAAAAACGGCTGGCTGTCCATAACGCACCGTAAATGGCCGGTATTTTAAAAATAGGCATAAAAAAAAGACCCGCTAAACGGCTCTACTATGTGCTATTTCTGGTGCTCCCTCAGGGATTCGAACCCTGGACACCCTGATTAAGAGTCAGGTGCTCTAGCCAACTGAGCTAAGGGAGCAAAAGTGGTGCCGAAGGCGGGACTCGAACCCGCACGTGATCACTCACAACGGATTTTGAGTCCGTCACGTCTGCCAATTCCATCACTTCGGCATAAAAAAACTTTACTAAATTGTAGAAATATTACTCCTAATCCAAAAGAGACAACTAAGTGATTCACACCAAATCGAAGATTTGGGTTCTCTACTTATGCCAATTCCATCATTTTGGCGTAAAAAAACTTTATTAAATTGTAGAAATACTGCTCCTAATCCAAAAGAGACAACTAAGTGATTCACACCAAATCGAAGATTTGGTTCTTTACTTATGCCAATTCCATCACTTCGACATAAAAAAATTAATACGTTGTATCTCTCAGGACACTGTCATAAATAATAACACATCACAAAAAAAAAATCAATCTTTTTTATCTAATTTTTTTTAATTGACAAATATGTCACTCAAATTTCTAATTTCTGATATTGTTACGACATTTCACTATTTTCGAGAGCGTTAACTTGAAAATAGTCTTTGGGTGATGCAGTTTCACGAATTATCAGAGTTCATGAATAATTCGGGTTAAATGTTTTAAAAGGTGACAGTTTTTACCAACAAGCTGCTTAATTTACACATCCATCTTTCAGTTAGCCTTGTTTGTTTTTTAATACTTGGGTATAAAATAATATAAACAAACTATTGAAGTTATTTTATTCGAATGAAAAGTGACTTAAAGAGAACTACTAATTATTATAAACTCTACTATATTGCTCCCAAAAGTATGATTTTATTTTCATTTTTTTAAATATTTTCTTTTAATATGTTACATCTGCTTTTTTAAGGCCATAACATAACTAATAGTCACCAATTTGGGAGTGATATCGTAAAATTGCAGTCCCAATTTGCAAGGAAATCGGATAAAATAAAAAAGGATTGCTTAATTATGAAAAAAACATATAGTACCGAAGAGCAATTAGAAGAGTTAAAACTGATCACTGAAGTCAAAGCTCGAGCTGCATCTGATCAGTTAGGTATTAAGTTAGACACATTGTCTACTTTGATTAGTAAATCCCAAAAAGATAAGCCTGGATCTACTAAAGAACCTACTAATATCCTACATCTCAAGCAGCCAGAGTCGTTGGCCCGTGACCCGCCTCTGTTGCACACTTAATGTCAGCGAATCAAGTTATTAGAAACATCTACAGTTTAAAAACAAACCAGATAAACATTCAGATCTTTTAACACAAATCTATGAATAATGAAGTGATTAATTTGTATGCTCTTACGCTTTTTGATCCTAGTTTGCTGTTGAAATACAGTTGAACCATCTGGTTCTTAAATTCATCCGGATAACTTCTTCTTGGTCTTTTAATCCTTTGGCAGGTCTCCTTTTTTTATTATACCTGTCTACAATTTTGTTGCCCAGTTTTTTGAAATCTATCTAAACCCTCCTACTATGTGTTGTAGTGTTATTTGTCCTCAAAAAATATCGCCGTCGGTCAGCACTCTTTCTTTCTTATTTGTGCTAACGCATAGCGGCAAAATGGAGATTATTATGAAACATAATACGAAACAATCTAATATCCCTGAAACGAATCCGGATTCAAAGGACGATTTAAAATCCCTTTCTATGCCGGAAGTAGAAAAAAAATTGGAATCTTCGCCAGACGGTCTCAGTCAGGCTGAAGCGGAAAAGCGCCTAACCCAATACGGACCTAACGAGATTGAAGAAAAAAGTATCAACCCTCTACTAAAATTCCTCACCTATTTTTGGGGCCCTATCCCATGGATGATTGAAGCAGCCGCGATCCTTTCCGCGGTGGCCCAACACTGGCCTGATTTTATCATCATCCTCATTTTACTTCTAGCCAACGCTGTGGTCGGATTCTTGGAAGAACACCAGGCAGGTAACGCGATCGCAGCCCTGAAGGCACAATTGGCTATCAAAGCCCGGGTGAAACGCGATGGAAAATGGGTCACTCCTGAGGCGCGTGAACTGGTGCCGGGAGACGTCATACGCTTACGCATGGGCGACATTGTGCCAGCGGATGCTCGCCTGTTGGAGAATGATTCGGTGGAAGTCGATCAGTCTGCATTGACGGGCGAATCTTTACCTGTTACACGAAAAACCGGAGAGGCGGTCTTCTCAGGTTCAATCATCCGCCGAGGTGAAATTGACGCAATGGTCTATGCCACAGGTGTAAATACCTACTTTGGCAAGACTGCGCAGTTGGTCCAGGAGGCGCACACCGTCAGCCATTTCCAGCGCGCGGTAATGAAAATTGGAAATTTTCTGATCGTCCTCGCGGCGGCTCTGATAGCGGTAATGATAATCGTATCGATTATCCGCCACGACCCGATTCTCAACACGTTACAGTTCGCTCTGGTGTTGACCGTGGCCGCGATCCCCGTCGCTATGCCGACGGTACTGGCGGTGACGATGGCAGTCGGTGCAAGCCTGCTAGCCAAGAAAAAAGCGATTGTTAGTAAGCTATCCGCCATCGAAGAATTGGCCGGCGTGGACATTTTGTGCTCGGACAAAACCGGTACCCTGACCCAGAACAAGTTGACGCTGGGCGACCCGTTCAGCGTGAAAAATGT
This is a stretch of genomic DNA from Acetobacterium woodii DSM 1030. It encodes these proteins:
- a CDS encoding thrombospondin type 3 repeat-containing protein — protein: MKNFKWRNALKTGVVGMILISMLSIGVTGCAAKSSGSNTGTSSQQSTTAAKVDTDGDGIPDSDEKILGTNPYTPDTDGDGSNDKVDTQPVFTKNLIVETSTTPLPIKINDLKVEDNATADHLEMTLVNTGQTILNNFDIYYTIADNVTNQEEAYYELLNGLTLNPGETKTIHFDNKISEAGHFFGNINGLYGTSQNGLTFNIQLHANGYAPLNFNVDKAKGTAEVAD
- a CDS encoding ABC transporter permease subunit translates to MIIEIAKKEITDAFKNKLFLIIVIMLLTLCVVSIVLGSLQVRVAVDAYNASIDFLKSLGKTDLPAMPNLNPMSASKGFVNYIGMVGALLAIVLGNTAISKERKNGTLRLILSRGVFRDTFLNGKLVGNLLLLAGITLAAAVMTLLALTIIAGVILTLDEGLRLGLFFLMSFLYLVFFMILSMGITILSAKGSRALLITVIIWLVLAFVLPQIGDTMDMDNQLPGGFFVQMGMNRDQETQVLQQFKFYETLRDGLEELSPTKHYERISFALLNIKPGFETNTAWEVLGLKWINLLGLIVPSSVLWLLAYVVFLRRENIDGSK
- a CDS encoding COG1470 family protein, which translates into the protein MKQLKQSLRLLSMAILILVLSQAPVLAATAATTELLPSYHLGLGEPKMISLEVQNSDHSEHSFTFKTEGMSNSYELYFSTAELPITTLVIPAEGNVALNLNLKLIGEPLVNNDTILVKVIRDDGQEMSMKMSVLINKDYQLELTSLNDKVEIFSGKAVELTFSVKNSGAKEIKAIKLSSKLPAKWLISKGADTSIDLKPGETGIIKTTLEVPSSQIAGNMAVNVIAVSNETQSNQVDIAVTVKTSANIAYWMIGLFLVIAVITVIQFKKHGRR
- a CDS encoding ABC transporter permease, with the protein product MKAVLTLAQKEVMAAFRDKIFLIIVGLFVLLSIVSVYIGSSTKNAEMQAYQNIVELLKAQGKVIFPTPPEIFPLSILQNIITYVSMIGAVVAIFLGYEAFNGERNQGTLKLIATRAIYRDQIVTGKLLGGGMVLGLLLGIILIFNLTLFILISGLSPDINEIIRLLTFFMLALIYLMFFYTTTLFVSIKTNNSEFGFLLMMVVWITLSFVVPQLAESQRSFAYTLNATAQTVTQVPTDTLISRTIELFSPTVQFQNISKDLLQVTSETATIAVWKILEKKAGALVNILLPGIVLLIMSYRAAQKEEVS
- a CDS encoding ABC transporter ATP-binding protein produces the protein MLRTENLSKKYDDFTAVDQLNLEVKESAIFGFLGHNGAGKTTTISMLTTLILPTQGKASIGGLDIVKDNLKVRKMLGYLPENVSLYGDLTAVENLRFFGKLSRVEKVDAAIEEVLKLLGMTAWQNRKVKTYSKGMKQRIGIAQAILHKPKILFLDEPTSGLDPQGAKDMRDILLMLNAKWGTTIFMNTHLLSEVTKLCTDIGIISHGKLLMADSLINIEKKFSTAKSLEEIYFKVEGETS
- a CDS encoding phosphatase PAP2 family protein, whose protein sequence is MNDAIFRLINNLAYKNIFVDQLMIFISKDLWYFYIAIVVLIFITGLIIKQSSYRKIVFSTLVFVMINLFLSFLIGNIYFVERPFVHNKVNLLYPHVADASFPSDHATGTMSIAVGLAKYNKLLSILLMITSFLVGISRVYVGHHYLLDILGAYVLVFATSFVYKLGLRDKVENLYETVEKKLFYKLINIKDKC
- a CDS encoding DedA family protein → MDILVYITNFILHLDKSLVGIMQCYGVWTYLLLFLIVFCETGLVITPFLPGDSLIFASGALAAMNSLNSVTFFTVFFMAAIIGDTVNYHIGKNIGKIILAKENIRFIRKDHVDKANEFYKKHGSMTIAIGRFIPIIRTFVPFLAGIGEMNYLKFVGYNILGGLLWVTLFLSGGYFFGNLPLIKDNFSFVLIAIIAISIIPGIIALIRERKNMKNHHELNKT